From one Micromonospora siamensis genomic stretch:
- a CDS encoding TraR/DksA family transcriptional regulator: protein MNNPSDAVGAALRAARADAEAQIAALTLDLKGVIDASLDSNADDEHDPEGATIAFERAQVAALLAGAHRRVAELDEALARLADGSYGVCERCGQPIPAERLAVRPSARTCVGCAR from the coding sequence GTGAACAACCCTTCCGATGCCGTCGGGGCGGCGCTGCGTGCGGCCCGGGCCGACGCCGAAGCGCAGATCGCCGCACTCACCCTGGATCTGAAGGGTGTCATCGACGCCTCGCTGGACTCCAACGCCGACGACGAGCACGACCCGGAGGGCGCCACCATCGCCTTCGAGCGTGCCCAGGTCGCCGCGCTGCTGGCCGGGGCGCACCGGCGGGTGGCCGAGCTGGACGAGGCCCTGGCCCGCCTGGCCGACGGCAGCTACGGCGTCTGCGAGCGGTGCGGGCAGCCGATCCCGGCCGAGCGGCTGGCGGTCCGGCCGTCCGCGCGTACCTGCGTCGGCTGCGCCCGCTGA
- a CDS encoding LLM class flavin-dependent oxidoreductase — translation MTDYGHELAFGSFLTPDARHPEQVVALTRLCEQVGLDLATFQDHPYQPGFLDTWTLMSYLAAATSRIRLSGNVLNLPLRQPVVLARSVASLDLLSGGRVELGLGAGAFWEAIEANGGRRLTPGQAVDALDEAIRIIREVWATDRRGGVRVDGEHYRVHGAKRGPAPAHEVGIWVGAYKPRMLRLVGRAADGWLPSLAYLPKGAAELPAMNALVDEGAEAAGRDPGAVRRLLNVSGEFTPTRSGFLAGPPAQWVEELAGLAVEHGISTFVLGADDPTTIQLFAQEVAPAVRELVAAERAEPDPQARTAAVEKQREVVEAGAAPALAVRPTPDPGVRLTEHGRWDESTRPTAPPAPAGQTYTPHQQAVGAHLVDVHDHLRQELRQVRDLLEQVRRGIVSAGEARGVLNRMTMRQNNWTLGAYCAAYCTMVTQHHGLEDNSIFPYLRRADAGLAPVLDRLEQEHVVIHDVVEGVDRALVDLIREPGDLTALQRAVDVLTDTLLSHLSYEEEQIVEPLARYGFYAGQV, via the coding sequence GTGACGGACTACGGCCACGAGCTGGCCTTCGGCAGCTTCCTCACCCCCGACGCCCGGCACCCCGAGCAGGTCGTCGCCCTGACCCGGCTCTGCGAACAGGTTGGCCTGGACTTGGCCACCTTCCAGGACCATCCGTACCAGCCGGGCTTCCTGGACACCTGGACGCTGATGTCCTACCTGGCGGCGGCCACCAGCCGGATCCGGCTCAGCGGCAACGTGCTGAACCTGCCGCTGCGCCAGCCCGTGGTGCTGGCCCGCAGCGTCGCCAGCCTCGACCTGCTCTCCGGCGGCCGGGTCGAGCTGGGTCTCGGTGCGGGCGCGTTCTGGGAGGCGATCGAGGCCAACGGCGGCCGTCGGTTGACCCCCGGGCAGGCGGTGGACGCCCTGGACGAGGCGATCCGGATCATCCGGGAGGTGTGGGCCACCGACCGGCGGGGCGGGGTCCGGGTCGACGGCGAGCACTACCGGGTGCACGGCGCCAAGCGCGGCCCGGCACCCGCGCACGAGGTGGGCATCTGGGTCGGCGCGTACAAGCCGCGGATGCTGCGGCTGGTCGGCCGGGCCGCGGACGGGTGGCTGCCGTCGCTGGCGTACCTGCCGAAGGGGGCGGCCGAGCTGCCCGCGATGAACGCGCTGGTCGACGAGGGCGCCGAGGCGGCCGGCCGGGACCCCGGGGCGGTACGCCGGCTGCTGAACGTCTCCGGGGAGTTCACCCCCACCCGGTCCGGGTTCCTGGCCGGCCCGCCCGCCCAGTGGGTGGAGGAGCTGGCCGGCCTGGCCGTCGAGCACGGCATCTCCACGTTCGTCCTGGGCGCCGACGACCCCACCACGATCCAGCTCTTCGCCCAGGAGGTCGCCCCCGCCGTGCGGGAACTGGTCGCCGCCGAGCGCGCCGAACCCGACCCCCAGGCTCGCACCGCCGCCGTCGAGAAACAGCGCGAGGTGGTCGAGGCCGGCGCCGCGCCCGCGCTCGCCGTCCGCCCCACCCCCGACCCGGGGGTACGCCTCACCGAGCACGGCCGGTGGGACGAGTCCACCCGCCCGACGGCCCCGCCCGCCCCCGCCGGGCAGACCTACACCCCGCACCAGCAGGCCGTCGGCGCGCACCTGGTCGACGTGCACGACCACCTGCGCCAAGAACTGCGCCAGGTACGCGACCTGCTGGAACAGGTCCGGCGGGGGATCGTCTCGGCGGGGGAGGCCCGGGGCGTGCTCAACCGGATGACCATGCGGCAGAACAACTGGACGCTCGGGGCGTACTGCGCCGCGTACTGCACGATGGTCACCCAGCACCACGGACTGGAGGACAACTCCATCTTCCCGTACCTGCGTCGCGCCGACGCCGGGCTCGCGCCCGTCCTCGACCGGCTGGAGCAGGAGCACGTGGTGATCCACGACGTGGTGGAGGGGGTGGACCGGGCACTGGTCGACCTGATCCGCGAACCCGGCGACCTGACCGCCCTGCAACGGGCCGTCGACGTGCTCACCGACACCCTGCTGTCGCACCTGTCGTACGAGGAGGAGCAGATCGTCGAGCCGCTGGCCCGGTACGGCTTCTACGCCGGACAGGTGTGA
- a CDS encoding SAM-dependent methyltransferase, with translation MTETPTPGTPPRPEERPPSSRIDPSVPHAARRYDYWLGGKDNFAADRASGDAVAAAYPSIRTTVIENRKFMQRVTRHLARSGVRQFLDIGTGIPTSPNMHEIAQAVAPESRVVYVDNDPIVLAHARALLTSSPQGATAYVDADLRDPERILADPELRATLDLDRPVALMLIAILHFLPDGDDPYGVTRRLVDALPSGSHVVISHATTDLVPRQIAATAAPSTRSSMIDMAFRGRDQFAAFFDGLELLEPGITPVTEWLPDDAPEQRTPVAQASMYAAVARKP, from the coding sequence ATGACGGAGACGCCCACCCCCGGCACGCCGCCTCGGCCCGAGGAGCGCCCACCGTCGTCGCGGATCGATCCGAGCGTGCCGCACGCCGCCCGCCGCTACGACTACTGGCTGGGCGGCAAGGACAACTTCGCCGCCGACCGGGCCTCCGGTGACGCGGTGGCCGCCGCGTACCCGTCGATCCGGACGACCGTGATCGAGAACCGGAAGTTCATGCAGCGGGTCACCCGACACCTGGCGCGCTCCGGCGTCCGGCAGTTCCTGGACATCGGCACCGGCATCCCGACCAGCCCGAACATGCACGAGATCGCGCAGGCGGTGGCCCCGGAGTCCCGGGTGGTCTACGTCGACAACGACCCGATCGTGCTGGCGCACGCCCGGGCCCTGCTGACCAGCTCACCGCAGGGCGCCACCGCGTACGTCGACGCGGACCTGCGGGACCCGGAGCGGATCCTGGCCGACCCCGAGCTGCGGGCGACGCTCGACCTCGACCGGCCGGTCGCGCTGATGCTGATCGCGATCCTGCACTTCCTGCCCGACGGCGACGACCCGTACGGTGTCACCCGCCGGCTGGTGGACGCGCTGCCGTCGGGCAGCCACGTGGTGATCTCGCACGCCACCACCGACCTGGTGCCCCGACAGATCGCGGCCACCGCCGCCCCGTCCACCCGCAGCAGCATGATCGACATGGCGTTCCGCGGTCGGGACCAGTTCGCGGCGTTCTTCGACGGGCTGGAGCTGCTGGAACCGGGGATCACCCCGGTCACCGAGTGGCTGCCCGACGACGCGCCCGAGCAGCGCACCCCGGTGGCGCAGGCGTCGATGTACGCGGCGGTCGCCCGCAAGCCCTAA